In Neisseria dentiae, one DNA window encodes the following:
- a CDS encoding metallophosphoesterase → MPYRYCRPLPETPLDIVGDVHGEIDALQALLHHLGYRENGSHPQGRKLVFVGDLCDRGPNSPAVLAWFLQMHDAGNAFAVLGNHELNALMHDPKDGSGWFFPEREAKDAALYAPWHTLPPSERPALESRLAELPLILERSDVRIVHAAWLPYTFARLEEACGESLTEQYHRFDRELNTQLQTAPWYADYLHEQQRYAEAAENPQQTPPPMPATAQYELNRSRLHPIRALTSGVEQIAPQPFYAGGRWRYTARSSWWNDYREPVPVLIGHYWRSWQPQPPAPDRENILPAAGNAWHGAERNVFCTDFSAGARWRDRKQQIPPAQSCFRLAAMRWPERVLVFDNGDIEKTV, encoded by the coding sequence ATGCCCTACCGCTACTGCCGCCCCCTGCCCGAAACCCCGCTCGACATCGTCGGCGACGTTCACGGCGAAATCGACGCCCTGCAAGCCCTGCTGCACCACCTCGGCTACCGCGAAAACGGCAGCCATCCGCAAGGCAGAAAGCTCGTGTTCGTAGGCGATTTGTGCGATCGCGGCCCAAACAGCCCTGCCGTGCTCGCATGGTTTCTGCAGATGCACGACGCAGGCAATGCCTTTGCCGTTTTGGGCAACCACGAACTCAACGCCCTGATGCACGACCCCAAAGACGGCTCCGGCTGGTTTTTTCCCGAACGCGAAGCCAAAGACGCCGCCCTTTACGCCCCGTGGCACACCCTGCCGCCTTCCGAACGCCCCGCCCTTGAAAGCCGTTTGGCAGAGCTGCCGCTGATATTGGAACGCAGCGATGTGCGCATCGTGCACGCCGCCTGGCTGCCCTACACCTTTGCGCGGCTCGAAGAAGCCTGCGGCGAAAGCCTCACCGAACAATACCATCGTTTCGACCGCGAACTGAACACGCAACTTCAAACCGCCCCTTGGTATGCCGACTATCTGCACGAACAGCAACGCTACGCCGAAGCCGCCGAAAACCCGCAACAAACACCGCCGCCCATGCCCGCCACCGCACAATACGAACTCAACCGCAGCCGCCTGCACCCGATACGCGCACTCACCAGCGGCGTCGAACAAATCGCCCCACAACCGTTTTACGCCGGCGGCCGCTGGCGTTACACCGCCCGCAGCAGCTGGTGGAACGATTACCGCGAACCCGTTCCCGTGCTGATCGGCCACTACTGGCGCAGCTGGCAGCCCCAACCGCCCGCGCCCGACCGCGAAAACATTCTGCCCGCGGCAGGCAACGCATGGCACGGCGCCGAACGCAACGTGTTCTGCACCGACTTTTCCGCCGGTGCGCGCTGGCGCGACCGCAAACAGCAAATCCCGCCCGCACAATCCTGCTTCAGGCTCGCCGCCATGCGCTGGCCGGAGCGGGTGTTGGTGTTCGACAACGGCGACATCGAAAAAACAGTATAA
- a CDS encoding glycine zipper domain-containing protein codes for MNMVRKSMITVLAASALVLAPVAQARMTDRTTATIVGAAVGGVIGSAAGNNMESTLIGAAVGGTAGNLYAKRNQKREAAEREKQRRVVYRNTHNHYYYDDNDDDDRKRKYRPHHASYKKYGKKGYHHKRYKHDRDDD; via the coding sequence ATGAATATGGTCCGCAAATCTATGATAACCGTGTTGGCTGCTTCGGCGCTGGTGCTGGCGCCGGTGGCGCAGGCACGCATGACCGACCGCACAACGGCTACGATTGTGGGCGCTGCCGTGGGCGGCGTAATCGGCAGTGCTGCCGGCAATAATATGGAAAGCACGCTGATCGGCGCCGCAGTAGGCGGCACGGCGGGTAATCTTTACGCCAAGCGCAACCAGAAGCGTGAAGCGGCCGAGCGTGAAAAACAGCGCCGCGTGGTTTACCGCAACACGCACAACCATTATTATTATGACGACAATGATGACGACGACAGAAAACGCAAATACCGCCCTCATCATGCAAGTTATAAAAAATACGGTAAAAAAGGCTACCACCACAAACGCTATAAACACGATCGCGATGATGATTGA